From the genome of Streptomyces sp. NBC_01233, one region includes:
- a CDS encoding IPT/TIG domain-containing protein: MPISPNQGSTGGGTLVTITGTNLSGTTAVKFGSKPATSITNVSPTQVTAVSPSGTGTAGVTVTTPGGTSGPVPFFYVGAPFKSSLGTTSGPLVGGNTITINGVGMSTANTVSFGGVTATPTVVSDTELSVTVPAGVTAGPVGVTVTTAGGSNNGLSYTYVDVPTVATVAPSSGPTSGGTGVTITGTNLDATGSVTFDGAVAPFSVVNSTTLSVVTPPGAAGLVDVVVTNPAGSATGAFTYVAGPGI, encoded by the coding sequence ATGCCCATCTCTCCGAATCAGGGGTCGACCGGCGGTGGCACGCTGGTGACCATCACCGGTACGAACCTTTCCGGCACCACTGCGGTGAAGTTCGGCAGCAAACCGGCCACCAGCATCACCAACGTCTCACCGACCCAGGTCACCGCGGTGTCCCCGTCAGGTACCGGCACGGCCGGCGTCACCGTGACAACTCCCGGCGGTACCAGCGGCCCGGTTCCCTTCTTCTACGTCGGCGCCCCGTTCAAGTCCTCACTGGGGACGACGTCAGGCCCACTGGTCGGCGGGAACACGATCACCATCAACGGTGTGGGAATGTCGACCGCGAACACCGTGTCCTTCGGCGGGGTGACCGCGACCCCGACAGTCGTCTCCGACACCGAGCTCAGCGTCACGGTGCCCGCGGGTGTCACGGCGGGTCCCGTCGGGGTCACCGTCACCACCGCGGGAGGCAGCAACAACGGTCTGTCCTACACCTACGTCGACGTCCCCACCGTGGCGACGGTCGCCCCGTCCTCCGGGCCCACGTCCGGGGGTACAGGTGTGACGATCACCGGTACCAACCTCGACGCCACCGGCTCGGTAACCTTCGACGGAGCCGTGGCACCGTTCTCCGTGGTGAATTCCACCACGCTGTCGGTGGTGACTCCGCCGGGCGCCGCCGGCTTGGTGGACGTGGTGGTCACCAACCCGGCTGGCTCGGCCACGGGCGCCTTCACCTATGTGGCAGGTCCCGGCATCTAA